In the Carettochelys insculpta isolate YL-2023 chromosome 6, ASM3395843v1, whole genome shotgun sequence genome, agccaggactctgcccTAGGGCCAGGGGCGGCTCTGCACCACAGCcgccagggctctgctgcagcccacCCCATGGCAGCTGGTTCTACCTTGACAGCCGGCCCAgcaggccagataaaaaggctctgtgggctgcCTGTTGGATATCCCTGCactagacacttttgaaaatgctcCTGGATGGTAGGGTCCATTCGAAATGGTCAGATGGGCAAGGCCTGACTGAAGATGAGCTCATCTGGCATTGGCTGAATAGGTGTACTGGTCTTTCAAACAGTGACAAAAATCTGAATTCCATTGCCATATCTTCTTCGAGTCTACTGTCACAGCTATTACTATTTTGACACAAACTTCCTTCACAAATTCTGATTTGTAAGTCAAAATTttgaatttccattttaaatgctAAAGAAGATTAAGTAGCATTAACTCTAGATCACATATCTATTGAGCAAGCAAAGCAACATGTGAAATGTGACTGGTTCCTGGCTCTAACAGCCCCTGCATTCACATTTTTATGAGACTCAGCAGGGATCCGACAAGGGGATTCTGAGTGCCCtcggggagggaggggtcaccagtgATTTCTCTGTTCTGCAGCCCAATCCTCTAATCGGTTCTACCAGGGCTCACCTCTACAAAGATCTGGATTTCAGACTTCATAGCAAGGGAGAATGCAGCAATTTAATCATAAATATGAATTTCAGTGACTTCTTCATACAGATTAGTAAGTGACCAGAGAGAGGTAGTCGAAATGGGGAAAGAGGGGTGGCAGTTATATTTATAAACAGAGTACGTATTAAACCTTGTGTATAGAAAATACACATATAATCACAAgcaaatatatattttgtatatTCTGTATTCCATTTCAAGAGCAGGCTGGAAAAATGCAACCAAGATGTACTGGATTATGTACAAGAATTCCGAGAGTTTTCAAGGAGGATTGTATCACGCCTGGAGGGCCTGAAAGTTTATAAGGCTGAGATAAAAAATGAATTGGAGCTTTTGCTATCAAGAGTTGAAAGAGCTCAAAGGGACATTGACTATTTTGAATCAAACAGAGAATCTACTGCTTGTGTGGAAGTAGATGAAGACCTGGAGAAAAAGCTGCTAAatgaagaagcagaaaaaaaaaggaaagtcaAGCTCATGCTTAATGCAAGTAAGAACTATTTACTTTTCAAAACTTAGATCTAAAGAGAGCCAGGCCTCAGTCAATACATTTTGACAGTTACGTGGATAAAGAATATTTACAAGTGTACgttctttaaggctatgtctgcacttagtaaaaacttcgaaatggctatgctagtggccagatcgaagaatactaatgaggcactgaaatgtatattcagcgcctcattagcacgctggcagctgcggcacttcaaaattgccgtgtttcACTGCCGCACGGTTTGTCTACAAgagtgtccttttcaaaaggacccagccaacatcaaaatccccttattcctatgagctcataggagtaaggggatttcaaagttggtggggtcctttcgaaaaggaccccagtatacacgagctgcacagcagcaaaaCGCGGCAattgcaaagtgctgcagccaccagcatgctaatgaggcgctcaatatgcatttcagcgccttattaatattctttgatctggctattagcatggccatttcgaagtttttactaagtgtagacatggcctaagtgtgtTAATATTGATCTTTCAACCAAGGAAACAAATACACCAATATGATAAGAGAAATGGTGTAATTAAAATACTTGTTATATGCGTACTGTATTGCATGTTAAActggcttctggcaaacagatctTTAATTGGAACAAGAACATTAAAAATCTGCTCGGGGTACGTTCAGGCATCTGGTACAGCTCCCAAGATAATTCCACCTCTGATTCCTTTCTGTTTCCTTAAGGTTATTCCACTCAGGTCTCAGGCCTCTAATCATCACCACTCTGAGAAACTCACATGACACTCAGCCTCCAGACTGTAGATTTAAGCTGCACGTGCAATTCACGGTGATCACCTTAGAACATCTGAATTCAGTTGACGGTTTAACCTGAAATCTAGAGGGCagagtttctcaaactttttttataaaagcaaaaaagcagtcaagtagcactttaaagactaaccaaataatgtatttggagagctttcgtgggacagacttcttcagactatagccacaccagaacagactcaatatttaaggcacagagaaccaaatatagtaatccagatggacaaatcagaaaaaaaattatcaaggtgagcaaatcagagagtagaggggcaaaagcagccgggggcagggcggggagagtgaagaattagatgaagccaagtatgcaaacgagcccctataatgacccagaaaattcccatcccggttcaaaaaCGTGTTTGagccgggatgggaattttctgggtcattataggggctcgtttgcatacttggcttcatctaattcttgactccccacccgcttctgccccctactctctgatttgctcaccttgataatttttttttctgatttgtccacctggattactattttggttgtctgtgccttaaatattgagtctgttctggtatggctatgatctgaagaagcaggtctgtcccacgaaagctctctaaatacattattttgttaaagtgctaatggactgcttttttgttttgatagtatatagactagcatggctttctctctgttactattcaacatgcaaagcactttttttataaagtacctgcAAATACCCTCAGATGTCTCTTGTGTACTCCTAACGGCAGCAGATTAAGTAacgtggtcctaaggtaatctgaagtcttgaaacaagtgctattcaacctttccagattgctgtacccttttcaggagccaGATTTGTTTTGCCTGCTACTAACTTACACCTCATTTATGaactacttacaaaaatatgcacaaatatcacagaagactactactgaaaaattaggtgactttctaccatcttattatcaaataaatgaattggaatagaaatgttgttacttatatttcagcataaggcgtatgaagcagtagaaacaggtcattgtctgaatgaacttttagattgtactgactttactagtagaaacaatgagaagtcctgtgacaccttatagactaacagattttttggagcataagctttcatgggctaagacccactttgtcagatgtgtgactttactattgttttttttaatgtattctgttataaaactaggcaaatatctatccCTGGAAGGCCTTGTACTACTGGTAGAGAAGCACTGCTGTAGGGGTCAGAAGCAGGGCCGACCATAGAGGTGGAGGACTGTCCAGGATGTCACAGTCAGGAGGGACTGTCAGAGTACTGCAAGCTAGTGGGCCTTGGCTGCTGGAGTAGTGGTGAGTGCTGGCAAAGCTATGGCTGGAGCCCTACCTGGTCAGCAGGGCAAGGCGCAGGCGACGCCTCCTAAAGCTGCCAGTCTGGCTGAGAGGAGTAGGCAGCAGGTCTTTCAGCTCTTGCTCCTGCAGAGCAGGCCAACCCTTGGGTTACCTCCCTGTGGGCCTGGTGGTCAGCGGGTATCTGGCTGGAGGAATCACAGGCTTAGAAACTCCTTCCTGTGCAGCCTGGCCTGGGCGGCCAGAAAGCAGCAGCTACTGGCCAGGCACCCAGTCAAAAAGCAAAGTCACTattagcagcagcgcagaagtaaaaGAGGCATGGTGTAGCATTGCCtcccttacttttgtgctgctgctggcagtggtgctgccttcacAGTTGGACAGTAGAAACCTTCAAGATCATGGAAGcctctgggtaaaggaagtgggagcaaggactcagatcctttcactTGCCCATTTCACTAGAGTGGTAGAGAAGCAAGGTAAGTTGCTCTCACTTGAGGGCCCATTCCTGTGCTTATATTTGGGTATGCGCAGGCACAGATTGTGCAGGAGTGGTTGATATTCCAACCCGGCCTTGTCTGGGAGTGAGACATGGCATTTCTGCCCATTAGGCATCAAACTGCTGTCTGAGTCTGATGGGGTGAAATTTGGAAGCATCCTAGGGCAGTAGAGGCATCCCCAGTCTTTCATGTTAACAGCAGTAACCGAAGAAGTGCATATAAAGCAGGTATCAGTATCCAAAAGTACAAAAAGAGGTCTGTGTCTGGAGGCAATGTGAGtaattctgttgacttcaatCGATTTGGATCAAGTAAAAAGAGAGGAGGCTGATGATAGAAGACCAAAGCAAACTCTTGCCTTCTATGTTTCATCTACTGCCAAAACTTCTTGCTTTAGGGGCTTGCTTGTTCTGTTTGGCTAATAAGATTGCACATTATTAAAAGACATTCTTAAACTTACAAGTAGTGTCTTTTGTAATTTGTTAGTGCCCTTGGCAAGCAAGCTGTTTATGTCTCTAGTCTACATTATAATAAAATGTTTGCTGTAAGGGACAGAGATTTGATAACGTTTGAGAATTCCCTGAGCACGATTCCTCACTGCCTGGCATCTTGTGGAGCTTTAATACCTGTGAAAAGTGGGTGTAACATGCTACCAACTCAGAATTATCTAATTTTTTTGTGGTAGTAAGATTTTGCACTCCCTTCATACAGGTGTGTATATGAACATATCACTTTGGCAAGTCACATAGCCCTAGTCCCATGACATGCCTCTAACCTGACTGAGTTGCTTTGCTAATCCTATACCACTCCATGGAATGTCCCAAAGCCAGAGAGATTCCTGACTTTAGGATCCAGCTGCTCTTTGGCTCTTTTATGTTGCCTGGGTGATGAGAAGGGGCCAGAACAAAACCCAAAATTGGGATAATTATATTTAGACTTCATATGGGATGCTGTTTTTCATGTTAGGGCTTTTTATGTTGTTAAGGGGAAAGGCTAGTAGCGAGCCCCAAAGATAGTATGTTAAAATTCAATAACTCAGACTTTAACCTGTGGATCATTTATAAGTAAAGGGCTTGATTCTTCTTTCCTGCTGTTGTAAACCAGCAGTAACCTCACTACAGACATTGTACATACACCCACATAAAACTCAGCTGAACGAGAGAAGAATCAAAGCTGCTGGTCTATGTCTCTTCTCAGTAACAATAATACAATTCTGTTTGGGTGGTATTGATGTAACAGACCAGAAACTGGCCCCATATACATAGCTGGAGATAGGTAATAAGTTTCCATGGCAGAAGATGTTGCTTCTATGCTATGAAATAAGTTTTTTGATTACTTAACTCCATTTTGATGCTACATTTACAGACATTTTGCACATACTCTAATCAACGGATGAAGAAAGGGACTAAGAATTCAAAGAGGGAATAATCAGATGATTCACAGTTATTCCATTTTTATGATCCTTTATATTTGGATTGTTTCCTCACAGGTTGTGACAACATGCTTGTCAGCATCAAGTCCCTAAAGATAGTTAAGAAGGCTGGAAATGTGCACGGCTCTTGGATGACAGATCCAGGCAAAGACCATCTGAAGGTTTATTTCTTAAGTGGAGCcaagaaaaatgttattttggaATTTGCAAATATCCAGGCATTTACAGAAAGGAATCATAAGCGAACACCACGGAGAGTTAACCTACCATTTTCCTGGCAGGGAACTGGCCATGTTATATATAATGGTTTCCTGTTTTATCACAAGTATGGTTCTTTAAATGAGATAGTGAAATACAACATCCAAAAAAGAAAGGTAACGGACAGAATGCTTCTGCCAGGTGCTGGACAGATTCCTACGTATGAACTGTTTCCTGCTACTAAAATAGATCTTGCTGTTGATGAACAAGGGCTGTGGGCAATTCATGCAGAACCAGACACAAGTGGAAACCTTGTCATCACAAAAATCAACCACATGACTATGGCTGTGGATCATACTTGGGACACATCATGCAACAGCAAGAATGCTGAAGCAGCTTTTCTGATGTGTGGCACTCTCTATGTTGTGTACAACTCTGCTAGTGGAGGCACATCTCGGATAGCATGTGTGTATGATGTCTTAGATGCTATAAATACATATGAAATCCCTGCGATACCTTTCCCCAAACGTCAGGGTAGCCATTCCATGATACATTATAACCCcaaagaaaaacaattatttgCCTGGGCAAATGGATCCCAGATTCTTTACAAACTTCAGACAAAGCAAAAAGGTTAATATCTTTAGGAACTTTTCACAGACAATTAATTAAAATAAGCTTAAGACCAATGGCCCAAGTTCTTTTCTCAGCTACCAACATAGAATTCCCCTTGCTCTTATTTGCTCACTGTTAGATGCAACATGTCATACAGTTTATCATACTTACAAATCCAGGGAAGAAGGAGTCTATTCTCATCTCAATGGGAAGAAACGTAtaacttcttggctacgtctacatgagccccaaacttcgaaatggccacgcaaatggccatttcgaagtttactaatgaagcactgaaatgcttattcagtgcttcattagcatgcgggcggccgcggcactttgaaattgacgcggctcaccgccgcgcgtctcatccagacagggctccttttcgaaaggaccctgcctacttcgaagtccccttattccaatgagcagatgggaataaggggacttcgaagtaggcagggtcctttcgaaaagaagccccgtttgGACGAGACACGCAGCGgcaagctgcggcaatttcgaagtgccgcggccgcccgcatgctaatgaagcactgaatatgcatttcagcgcttcattagtaaacttcgaaatggccatttgcgtggccatttcaaagtttggggctcgtgtagacacggcccttgagcATTAAATTGAGTTTATTCCCATCCGCTAGAACTttcacctcctcccctctcccacccccagacacATTAAGGCTGATATGCTCACCTCCACATGGGTCTTACTGATTGGAAAAGCAATGGTATCAGGCTTCATAGACCTGCATCAAGTGTCAGTGTTATGATACTGAAAtgacaagtgggggtggggcactatGTCTCCCACAAAGGCAGCCACTCTGAGGGGAGttccaagcagtgttccctctactttttctaCCCATAGGCAGAAAAATTTtcgtcatgtgcaccaaggcatgtgcagctgtgcatcaCTTACAGAAACACGTTGCCGACTATGCGAAGCTGTGGGTGGTTGTGagagctctgctgatcagctgggaggcaccgtAATCTCTCCTGGGAAGCTGCCCAAGTTCTCATCTTTCAGGGAACAATGGTCCCAATGACATCTGCTGGTCAGTGTTCCAACAAGCATGCCTTCCGTCAGAGCTGTGTTCTGCAGGGGGTCACCATGCTGGGGTCCCAGGCAGCAGTTGGGAACTGAAACTCCTCTCCACTACCCTGACTGAATGTCATTGTCATCCTGTTAGTTTTTGACAAGTGAATATAACTCCTAAGCACATTTTAACTTAACACATCTGCTTAGGCCCATCAGCACATGTAAGCTGCACTtaagtctcactgacttcaactAAACTTTAAGCATATACTCAAATTTAAGAATGTGCTTAAGTGCACCACTGAACTGGGGCCTTTATCTGTGACAGATACATGCCAATAGCACTGAAAAAGAATATCCAGAGTTGTAAAAGTCAATATTGAAAAAGAACAAAGAGTTCTGAGAGGAATGACTCCTATGCTTCAGGGGACCAAGCAACCTCTGCTATTGGGGTTTAGATGGAAATTTTATCTGGAGGCAATGTATCTCATAACGCCATTACAATGCTTCTTACTCCTTCCTTGAAAACAGTCCATTGGTCTCATCCAACGTGACATTTCACTTCAAACACGTATTTTAACATACAAATTAATTGATAATGATCTAATACTGTTACCCCAGAACTGTTATTATTACCCCCATTAATATTCAAAAGCAGAGAGGTCATGGACTGAATAGGTTTGGAGACTGAATTTCCCTTTCACCCATGAAAAGCTGAGATAGTTGATTAAAGTCTGGGACTGAATATGTTGATCACTGAGACTGTCATGTCTATACTGCATCTGCTCTACGAGTAAACAAGATTTATCCATATAACCATTTAATCCTTTTTTTAATCCTGCTGAGCTCTAGCTTCAATGACCTCCTGTATCAAGGAGTTCCAGAGTCTAAATGTGCTTTATATGAGGAAACTTTTCCTTTCACCAATTCTGAGTTTGCTGGCTTTCAGTTTCAGTGAATGCACAATTATTCTTCTGTAAAAACACATGATGAATAAAAGCCTCTGATCCACCTTCTCTAAACCATCCATTATTTTAAATACTGTTCTTATATCCACACCAATTGTTTTACCCACTCTGAGAGTTTTCCCATACCTCTGTCCAGTCTTGTTCCCTATATCTACAACCACACTAATTTTGCAATATACTTTGAGAGCAAGTCACCAGAATGAACACAGACTTCCGAGAGAGGGAATAGCCTTGATTGTGACTGGCTGTATGAGCTACAGATAGATTCCAAGGGTTAGGGTTAGTAATTTGCCCAATACTAAGGCAAATACAAGCTGCACCTCCCTGGTCAGGAGCTGACCAGtcccaaaagagagaatttgccagatcaggaTAGGTCCCCTGCATGGGCCCTTCAGTTCCTGCTTCAGCTCCCCCAACCCACTTCCTTGcccacctgctgtggggctccctgctgttCCAGGCCATGCTGCTGCAAGGCAGCTGTGGGCCTCAGGCTCGTGCCCTGGTTCGCCCCACATGCAAGGCTCCAACTCTGGCCTGGGGCTCCCTAGGGCTGCAATGGGGTTCTGGCCAGCCCAGTACATGGCTCAAGCCCCAGCTcggggctccccaccagccctgtgtgtggcgctccagccctggcctggggccGCTGTGGGGTTGTGGTCCGCCCCATACGTGGGACTTCAGTCCCAGTTCTAGGCcccttggggctgcaggagtgctcTGGCCGGCTCCACTGCCACATGACTCCAGACACAGCCCTACATTCCCAGGGCTCAGGTTTGTCCTgagctcccagagctgcagctctGGACTGGCTACTGTGCGGCTCTGGCCCCTGGCAGCTATGGGGCTTCGACTTTGgcatcccagggctccagccacaacCCCTCTAGGGCTCAACTTCAGCCTCTgctgggctttggcttcctccccagccctatggggctccagcctccagccccaaccccacgcTGTCACTGAGGgggctctggccccttgctgctgtgggctgccacagggctctgtcctgaggctgcccacctccttgcaCAATCATATCAGGGCACTACTTCAATGCTAAATAAATATTTGTTAAGAGCTATGAAGCCTTAAAATCAGTCACTAGCAAAGGTGGGAACAGGGTTTCAGTCCTTCTAGCTCCCTACCTTGTTTATGACAAATTCACTGGGACTAAGCAGGTGCTTAAATGTATTCAACAAGGTGCTTAAGCATACTGCTAACTTTATGCACATGCCTATGTATCTTGCTGAAACCAGTTTTTACCCAGTAGACCACATGTTTTGAGGTAAGAGCTCAAGAGATTAAGTACTCCTATGAAAATGCTTGAGTTGTCAACTCGTCATAGATTTCTGAAAGCCAGTCAGAGAAGTTGTGAGGCCATTTCTCTGTAAAACAAAACTGAGAACCTGAAAATATATGACAAACTAATTAATAACAATTGTGTGCAAAACTCCATCCAGATGGTTAAATCAATTTCTAACAGCACTACTTTTAGTGTTTGAAAATTAAAACTATTTCTTTACATCCTTAGCTGTTTCTTTTTCCTCCAGCACACTAGCACACAGTGACTCATTACTGTAGGATTGCAGATGAATGCAAATACACATGACTGGTAAcgaaaacaacaagtcctgtggcaccttatagactatcagattttctggagcataagctttcatgggcaaagacccactttgtcaggcaagcatctgatgaagtaggtctttgcccacgaaagcttatgctccaaaaatctgttagtctaaaaggtgccacaggacttctcatagtttttgcggatacagacttacatggctacccatctgatagTGGTAACAAAGTTTTGCTATTATTAATGGGGGCTGTCAGGAAGGTGGGCAAGCATGGTACATGTTTTGGGTGCCAGAATCCAGGGGTCCACCATATGGTTATTCTACTtggcttttatttttccccctctgtGGTCAATGGACAGCTACTTTTAATCCCTGTTGGAATTAGCCATGAGAGTTGGAGGAAGAAGGGAGTGATGCACCCCCAGACTTCCATCTGTTTGAAATATATTCAAAAATAAGCTACAAGTGCAGCCGAAAAGCAGTTCCTGAAATGTAAGTGAACATCCTGATTAACTGTTATCTGCTTCTTGTGTTTTGTATGATATGGAAGGGGAAAATACGTATGTTGTTTTATAATTTATAACTGAAATGAACAAGTTTATCAAAAACTAATACCTTCATAAAGAGTCCATTATAATATTTCACACATTTGAACTAGAAATAACTCAGCCAACAGAAAGAACAGTTTCTACCCCAGTTATAATGGAATTTAGAGCTATGCAAATTAGGAAGAACAATTTCAAATTTTATATTGTCCACTGGAGTGACAGTGGTAGCAATTTGTTGGCAGCAAACTAAATCTTGCGTTGATTACATTGTCTTTTAAcataatttttatttgaaatacaAAGCAGTATAACATAGACTTGGAAGGTGGTAGTCTGCAACACAGAAATAATTGGATTAGTCTGTCAGCAAAAAACATAATCTAAGTCAAAATGTTTTGTCAGTAGTTGCATAACTGTTTGTTCGTACCTTCCCTAGAAAGGACATTAGATCCATACATGTTGTGCAGTTTTATATTACCTGAGAACATACTTGCATATCAAGGAACAGAAtggcagaaaaataaatatattattaAAATTATGAGCTAGTCTCCTTATAGTATGGTAGTAAGACTGTTGCACATTTTATTgaccagacttcaaaattccttcTGGGCCATCTCTGATTTCAGTTATCACCACTGTGATCCCATGTAAATATATACACTTAGGACTTtagcactcaccagcagccagtccagtgcctccctcccacccaccagcagctccaccatGCAACAATTTCCTTTCTCTCCCAGTTCCTCCCATCCACTGAAATCAGCTGTTTCCCTGTGTGCCGAATGCTttgggcaggagagagaggagtAGAGACAAGGCGTGCTCACAGGAGGGTACAGGAAGAAACAGGGCAGGCTTGGGGCTttggggaaagaggtggggcaggcCCTGAGATGGAGCaagagcaggaggaggtgggactGGTGTGGGACCAAGGGATTGAGTAGGGATGGAGTTGAGGGGTTAAGCAACCTACAAGGTCTGGGGGAAGCTGGTGCCTACGCACAGAGATTTGAATGGTCATGAACATTGCTGTTGTGAACCTCAAATACTTCCAGATCAAGTCTATATTGTATCATAATTAAATATTTCAGCATTGACAAGAAATGCCATTTTTGGTATGTTAAATAAATCAGTATATAAAAACTGACTAATTCTTGGACAGGTGTTacagtttaaacaaaaaaattacttaaaaacATTAGAAAACAGGAAACTATTAGCATGAGAACTTCTGGAGAGGGAATAATACTGAACAATCTAGAAATACCACATGTCTTAGCATCTGGCAAGTATCTGATAGCCTTCTGCAGGCtctattttattaatttactACATCTTGACAGAGATACAAAGACCTTAATTGGTATCGCAAAACGTTAAACCCCATATCAACAAGCTTCTGGCATCAATCAATGGCCCACAAAGGATGCTGTATTTACATTTCTTAACTGGAAGCTCAAATCAGACCCCAGAGTGTAGTCAGAGCCCATATAcctacattgctatttttaaccCCACAGAGCAAACCTTGAAAGCCTGAGTCAAATGACCCAGACCTGAAGATCTGAAGCACTGTTTTCTCTTTTCAGTAATAGCATATTTAGATATGAACTTCTGTGAAGCCAAAACTCAGAGCCATGATATCCTACCAAGAAAATTGGTCATAAATAAGTTATAATTACAGAAGTGCTCTATGGAAGACAGAAGCCGTTAGAGTCATGCAATATTATACCTTTTAAGTGTACTGCCCACTGCCCAGTCTACTGGCCAGTATGCGATAGTTCCAGATAGGGGAAGTCCACAAGCCAAAGCAAAAGAACTCATTGAGAAGCTacctagaaaaaaaaatgatatttACTaggacacactggctgtgtctacacgtgccccaaacttcgaaatggccatgcaaatggccatttcgaagtttactaatgaagcgctgaaatgcatattcagcgcttcattagcatgcgggcggcagcggcgcttcgaaattgacgagccttg is a window encoding:
- the OLFML1 gene encoding olfactomedin-like protein 1; amino-acid sequence: MITLSPPHCSCLFSSARLHEKMAILQLGFLLVSFFTSTMGEAQYVMQDAALMHYIDRRFLSLESRLEKCNQDVLDYVQEFREFSRRIVSRLEGLKVYKAEIKNELELLLSRVERAQRDIDYFESNRESTACVEVDEDLEKKLLNEEAEKKRKVKLMLNASCDNMLVSIKSLKIVKKAGNVHGSWMTDPGKDHLKVYFLSGAKKNVILEFANIQAFTERNHKRTPRRVNLPFSWQGTGHVIYNGFLFYHKYGSLNEIVKYNIQKRKVTDRMLLPGAGQIPTYELFPATKIDLAVDEQGLWAIHAEPDTSGNLVITKINHMTMAVDHTWDTSCNSKNAEAAFLMCGTLYVVYNSASGGTSRIACVYDVLDAINTYEIPAIPFPKRQGSHSMIHYNPKEKQLFAWANGSQILYKLQTKQKG